In Salipiger sp. CCB-MM3, the genomic stretch GGCGCAGGCCCGCAATATCAACCATTCCCCAAGAGCGCCGCCCGTCGCCCTCTGACGGCACCGGGCCGTCACGTTCGACACAGGTCCGCGCGGAGAGCCCGCCGGATCGCTCTTGCAAAGGCCCCGCCACTGGCGGGCCAATCGGAATGGATTCATGACAGAACAAACACACCGCGCGGCCTCTGCCGCGCTCTACCGCGCCGTCTGGCGCTGGCATTTCATCGCGGGGCTGGTGATCCTGCCCTTCGTCCTCATCCTCGCGATCACCGGCGGCATCTATCTCTTCAAGGATGAGATCAACGACGCCGCCTACCAAAACCTGCGCTTCGTGCAGGAGGGCAGCGCGCCGCTTGCGCCGTCGCAGATCACCGCCGCCGCGCTTGCCGCCCATCCCGGCAAGATGAAGGCCTATACGCCTGGCATGGCCGCGGACCGCAGCGCCGAGGTCGACATCCTCGGCGAGGACGGGCTGAAGGATACCGTCTATGTCGATCCCTACACCGGCGAAGTTCTCGGCACGCTCTGGGACGGCGGCGCGGCGGGCAGCCCGGCGATGTATGTGGTGCGTAAACTGCATTCGCTGGAATATGTGGGCTGGTTCGGCAACCGGCTGATCGAGGCCGCAGCGGGCTGGATGGTGCTGCTGGTGGGCACTGGGGTCTTTCTGTGGCTGCCGCGCGGGCGCAAGCTTGGGACGGTCAGCATCAAGGCCAAGCGCGGCCGCCCGTGGTGGCGCGATCTGCACGCGGTCACGGGGATCTACACCGGCGTCTTCATCGTCTTTCTGGCGATGACCGGGCTGCCGTGGTCGGGGGTCTGGGGCGGCAAGTTCTACGATTATGCCTATGCCTTGGGGATGGGCATGCCGGATGGCTATTGGTCGGGCAAACCGGTCTCGACGGTGCCGGTCGCTGACGCTGTCGACCGCGCGCCGTGGATCATGGAGAAACAGCCCCTGCCGCTGTCGGGTGAGAGCGCGGGCGTGCCGCAGGCGCTTGATACCGTGGTGGCCAAGGTCGAGGATCTGGGCATCGTGCCGGGCTATTCGGTCTCGATGCCCGGCGGGCCGGAAGGCGTGTTTACCGCCTCGGTCTATCCTGACGACATCACCTATGAGCGGGTGATCCACCTCGACCAGTATAGCGGAGAGGTGCTCTATGACGCCGGGCTTGAAGACCTCGGCACGCTGGGCCGCTGGGCCGAATGGGGCATCAGCGTGCATATGGGCCAAGAATGGGGGCTGGTGAACCAGATCGTGCTGCTCCTGGCCTGCCTCGCGATGGTCGGGCTCTGCGTCTCGGGCGCGGCGATGTGGTGGAAGCGCCGTCCTTCGGGTGCGCTCGGCGTGCCGCAGGTGCCCGCCGACTGGCGCATTCCGCGCACGCTGCTGCTGATGGCGGTGGCGGCAGGCATCTTCTTCCCGCTCGTGGGCCTGTCGATGCTGGTGCTGGCGGCGGTCGAGATCGCCGTGCATCTGGTCGGACGCCGTCGGCAACTCGCCTGATCCCGCGCGGATCCTCATGCTGGCCCCCCGTCTGACGCGGGGCCAGTGCATCCCCCTTCGCAGCCCCGCGGTGACGCACTATAAGCGGCGCATGGATATTGGTCGTCTTCCGCCGCTGCGCAGCCTGCTCGCCTTTC encodes the following:
- a CDS encoding PepSY-associated TM helix domain-containing protein, which translates into the protein MTEQTHRAASAALYRAVWRWHFIAGLVILPFVLILAITGGIYLFKDEINDAAYQNLRFVQEGSAPLAPSQITAAALAAHPGKMKAYTPGMAADRSAEVDILGEDGLKDTVYVDPYTGEVLGTLWDGGAAGSPAMYVVRKLHSLEYVGWFGNRLIEAAAGWMVLLVGTGVFLWLPRGRKLGTVSIKAKRGRPWWRDLHAVTGIYTGVFIVFLAMTGLPWSGVWGGKFYDYAYALGMGMPDGYWSGKPVSTVPVADAVDRAPWIMEKQPLPLSGESAGVPQALDTVVAKVEDLGIVPGYSVSMPGGPEGVFTASVYPDDITYERVIHLDQYSGEVLYDAGLEDLGTLGRWAEWGISVHMGQEWGLVNQIVLLLACLAMVGLCVSGAAMWWKRRPSGALGVPQVPADWRIPRTLLLMAVAAGIFFPLVGLSMLVLAAVEIAVHLVGRRRQLA